In one Solanum dulcamara chromosome 1, daSolDulc1.2, whole genome shotgun sequence genomic region, the following are encoded:
- the LOC129891428 gene encoding secreted RxLR effector protein 161-like: protein MTTAEYASDNATELVELFEDAQQYQRMIGKLLYLTITRPDIAYIVQTLSQFMQRPKVQHWNAALRALRYIKTQPGLGLLMSSKKDMRITGYCDANWASCPNTRRFVTRYILKLGHSLIAWKSKKQATITRSSAEAEYRSLAGLTAEVVWVTNLAKELDIKIKDCCKPYVL from the coding sequence ATGACCACAGCTGAGTATGCAAGTGATAATGCAACTGAGTTGGTTGAACTGTTTGAAGATGCACAACAATATCAAAGAATGATTGGGAAACTATTGTACTTAACCATCACAAGACCGGACATTGCCTATATTGTGCAAACATTAAGCCAATTCATGCAAAGACCTAAGGTACAACACTGGAATGCAGCATTGAGAGCTCTTAGGTATATTAAGACACAACCAGGGTTAGGTTTATTGATGTCATCAAAAAAGGACATGAGAATTACAGGGTATTGTGATGCTAATTGGGCTTCTTGCCCAAACACAAGGAGATTTGTAACAAGATATATTCTAAAGCTTGGTCACTCTCTCATTGCTTGGAAATCCAAGAAGCAAGCAACAATAACTAGAAGCTCAGCAGAAGCTGAATATAGAAGTTTGGCAGGTTTGACAGCTGAGGTGGTTTGGGTCACTAACTTGGCCAAAGAGTTGGATATCAAGATTAAAGATTGTTGCAAACCCTATGTTCTATGA